The Noviherbaspirillum saxi genome includes a window with the following:
- a CDS encoding transglycosylase SLT domain-containing protein — protein sequence MLQLFSRAIPDFARNEQTPSSTPVVARDGIRGVITTAHHAVMALGLFAIAALVIMFVRPEIADQLKELSPFAAAVNEEEGTETLAPAALLAAPAPAVVEASSAPQKAVSQPDTGSTAGNSKQQQWVTNWLSKRYRVASDATNMVVSAAYLTAKEIKLDPLLILSVMAIESGFNPFAESPVGAQGLMQVMSKVHHDKFAEVGGVKAALNPVTNIRVGSQILKDYVQRGGSVEAGLKLYVGAGAFDSDSGYGSKVLAEYRRLKEVAMGKQVPTFTTSARAASPKPKQAEPKVEEAAVQVPEPPTAEESRPSLQSDQVAAL from the coding sequence ATGTTACAGCTATTTTCCAGGGCGATTCCCGATTTCGCCAGAAATGAGCAAACCCCGTCAAGCACGCCAGTCGTGGCGCGCGACGGCATCCGCGGTGTTATCACGACCGCACACCATGCCGTGATGGCACTTGGCCTTTTCGCGATCGCCGCCCTCGTCATCATGTTCGTCAGGCCGGAAATTGCCGATCAACTCAAGGAGTTGTCTCCGTTTGCCGCAGCGGTCAATGAAGAGGAAGGAACCGAGACGCTTGCACCGGCCGCCCTGCTCGCTGCGCCGGCACCGGCTGTAGTCGAGGCCTCAAGCGCACCGCAAAAAGCCGTATCCCAACCGGATACGGGCAGCACGGCCGGCAATTCCAAACAGCAGCAGTGGGTAACGAACTGGCTGTCGAAACGCTATCGCGTCGCCAGTGACGCCACCAACATGGTCGTATCTGCGGCCTATCTGACCGCAAAGGAAATCAAGCTTGATCCCTTGCTTATCCTGTCGGTGATGGCGATCGAATCCGGCTTCAACCCCTTTGCCGAGAGCCCTGTCGGGGCGCAAGGTTTGATGCAGGTAATGTCCAAGGTGCACCATGATAAGTTCGCCGAAGTTGGCGGCGTCAAGGCAGCCCTGAATCCGGTTACGAATATTCGTGTTGGCTCTCAGATTCTGAAAGACTATGTGCAACGCGGCGGATCGGTCGAAGCAGGATTGAAACTGTATGTCGGCGCAGGGGCTTTCGATTCCGATTCCGGCTACGGTTCCAAGGTATTGGCCGAGTATCGCCGACTGAAGGAAGTCGCGATGGGCAAGCAGGTACCAACCTTTACAACGTCGGCACGCGCCGCATCGCCAAAGCCGAAACAGGCTGAACCCAAGGTGGAGGAAGCGGCTGTACAGGTTCCGGAACCACCAACCGCGGAGGAAAGCCGGCCGTCGCTCCAGAGCGATCAGGTGGCTGCGCTGTAA
- a CDS encoding pyridoxal phosphate-dependent aminotransferase — translation MNPHLASRLANIAPFHVMELAKRATELERQGRSIIHMGIGEPDFTAAQPVIDAAARAMADGKMQYTSATGIPALREVIANHYRHVYGLDIAPSRIIITAGASAALLLACAALVDKGTEVLMPDPSYPCNRHFVAAFEGQAKMIASGPEQRFQLSDTVVREHWGAATRGVLLASPSNPTGTSIPHDELRKIVATVRERQGFTIVDEIYQGLTYDEAPFSALSLGEDVIVINSFSKYFNMTGWRLGWLVVPESMVPAVEKLAQNLFICASSIAQHAGVACFSPEAISIYEQRKAEFKRRRDFIVPALRQLGFRVPVTPDGAFYVYADCSALSDDADRLTIEMLHEAGVVLVPGLDFGPYTAKSYIRLSYATSMENLQEAVTRLEKFFAARR, via the coding sequence ATGAATCCACATCTGGCTTCCCGTCTTGCCAATATCGCGCCTTTCCATGTGATGGAACTGGCGAAGCGAGCCACCGAGCTCGAACGGCAAGGCCGATCCATCATTCACATGGGCATCGGCGAGCCCGACTTTACCGCGGCGCAGCCGGTAATCGACGCTGCCGCGCGTGCAATGGCGGATGGGAAGATGCAATACACCTCGGCAACCGGCATTCCTGCGTTGCGGGAAGTGATTGCCAATCATTACCGGCACGTCTATGGACTTGATATTGCGCCGTCGCGCATCATCATCACCGCAGGCGCCTCGGCTGCCTTGCTGCTGGCCTGTGCAGCCCTGGTCGACAAGGGAACGGAAGTGCTGATGCCAGACCCGTCGTATCCATGCAATCGACACTTTGTCGCGGCCTTCGAAGGTCAGGCAAAGATGATTGCAAGCGGACCGGAGCAACGCTTCCAGTTGTCCGACACAGTGGTGCGCGAACATTGGGGCGCTGCAACCCGCGGCGTGTTGCTGGCATCCCCGTCCAATCCGACCGGCACCTCGATTCCTCACGATGAATTACGGAAAATTGTCGCCACCGTGCGCGAGCGGCAGGGGTTCACGATCGTCGACGAGATATATCAGGGCCTCACCTATGACGAGGCGCCGTTTTCGGCGTTGTCGCTGGGTGAAGACGTCATTGTCATCAACAGTTTCTCGAAATATTTCAATATGACCGGCTGGCGCCTGGGCTGGCTAGTCGTTCCGGAATCGATGGTGCCTGCGGTTGAGAAACTGGCGCAGAACTTGTTCATTTGTGCTTCCAGCATTGCACAGCACGCGGGTGTCGCCTGTTTTTCGCCGGAAGCCATCTCTATTTACGAACAGCGCAAAGCGGAATTCAAACGCCGTCGCGATTTCATCGTTCCAGCCCTGCGGCAGCTCGGTTTTCGTGTCCCGGTCACGCCGGACGGCGCATTCTACGTCTATGCTGATTGCTCGGCGCTGTCGGACGATGCAGACCGGCTCACGATCGAAATGTTGCATGAAGCCGGCGTAGTGCTGGTGCCCGGCCTTGATTTCGGTCCTTACACTGCGAAAAGTTACATTCGCCTGTCGTATGCAACCTCGATGGAAAATCTGCAGGAAGCGGTGACGCGGCTTGAAAAGTTCTTCGCGGCCCGGCGCTAG